The Nitrospinota bacterium genome window below encodes:
- a CDS encoding Glu/Leu/Phe/Val dehydrogenase yields the protein MIYIGFASSNYRHSIPQSQEETLMFEPPKSLRLVAFSDKDQTDRFNISSGFTTHKSYKIIDPDNQSIWGYICVDNIDRGPGLGGIRMVEDLSLNEIMRLARVMTLKNSAACLPYGGGKAGVILKSHEMVVNRELRQEFMENLAECLYEFDEYAPAPDMGTNENDIQIIHNTHSSKLGTENHSRGGAGRPIENGGIPIDEWGLTAHGLFAAAKTLESLEESLDLSNSKFVVQGFGNVGAPIAMKLQESGATLVGASDINIALWNAKGLDANTLNQIRHKPGGLLNYPLDIEKKFSAEKLDWLLEAPCDILIPSARPDAITAKNIDRIQCRYILQGANTPSSMPAEYYLHHRRKILSLTDFIVNAGGVIGCAVERNLTIDNEYMIKVSQTGVRKYVENLIYKT from the coding sequence ATGATATACATTGGTTTTGCGTCGTCCAATTATAGGCACTCAATTCCACAAAGCCAAGAAGAAACACTTATGTTTGAACCTCCCAAAAGCCTGAGGTTAGTCGCATTTTCCGACAAGGACCAAACTGACCGCTTTAATATATCTTCAGGATTTACAACCCATAAATCTTACAAAATAATTGATCCTGACAACCAATCTATCTGGGGATACATATGTGTAGACAACATTGATAGAGGTCCTGGCCTTGGCGGCATACGGATGGTCGAGGATCTCAGCTTGAACGAAATAATGCGTTTGGCACGTGTCATGACCTTAAAGAATAGTGCCGCCTGCTTACCCTATGGCGGTGGCAAAGCAGGTGTCATTCTAAAGTCTCATGAAATGGTTGTTAACCGTGAACTCAGGCAAGAGTTCATGGAAAACCTTGCTGAATGCTTGTACGAATTTGATGAATATGCTCCTGCTCCAGACATGGGAACTAATGAAAATGATATACAAATAATACACAATACGCATTCCAGCAAGTTGGGAACGGAAAATCATTCGCGAGGTGGAGCAGGAAGGCCCATTGAAAATGGCGGTATTCCTATCGATGAATGGGGACTCACCGCCCACGGGTTATTTGCCGCTGCTAAAACCCTTGAGTCTTTAGAGGAATCATTGGATTTATCCAACTCAAAGTTTGTGGTGCAAGGCTTTGGAAATGTAGGAGCTCCTATCGCCATGAAACTACAGGAATCAGGAGCTACTTTGGTTGGCGCCTCTGATATAAATATTGCTTTGTGGAATGCTAAAGGGTTAGATGCAAACACATTGAATCAAATTCGTCACAAACCTGGCGGATTATTGAATTACCCATTAGATATAGAAAAAAAGTTTTCTGCGGAAAAGCTGGATTGGCTTTTAGAGGCTCCCTGCGACATCCTGATTCCATCAGCCAGGCCCGATGCCATCACAGCAAAAAATATAGACCGAATTCAGTGCCGTTATATTTTACAGGGCGCAAACACTCCAAGCAGTATGCCTGCAGAATATTATCTTCATCACAGGCGTAAAATCTTATCGCTCACAGATTTTATCGTGAATGCCGGGGGAGTGATCGGTTGTGCGGTCGAAAGAAATTTGACCATCGACAACGAATATATGATTAAAGTCAGTCAAACGGGTGTCAGAAAATATGTTGAAAACCTGATCTACAAAACTG